From Acidobacteriota bacterium, one genomic window encodes:
- the larA gene encoding nickel-dependent lactate racemase → MHFSVRYGNSQFSFDAPEEDFEVLGRVSEANPLSDAQIGASLDQPIGSPALEEIVGPGESVLIVVPDATRSTACDSIVNLLVRRLIANGTAPYEISIIFATGIHRRVTPEEKRKLLTPFIFQRIKTLDHNARDLMQLAGFDSDKFVSFGEIGNEPVELNRALVDNDHIILVGGIAFHYFAGFTGGRKLVCPGLASARTIAATHRLAFDFDKLTRREGVGPGLLDRNPVHEAFLEVASNVAPSFAINTIVNDHGEAIEVFCGDWKESHRTGCETFAADHTVSINERRDVVIASCGGSPFDLNMIQAHKTLEAASRACRDGGTIVLIAECVEGLGRPDFLKWFNAANSMRLAELLRDGYEVNGQTAWSLLEKAERFDIRIVTLLDESETSAMRLKKVGSFDELLVGKNGYILPSGGKLFIAEKPQAGQQ, encoded by the coding sequence ATGCATTTCAGCGTTCGGTATGGAAATTCTCAATTTTCCTTTGACGCCCCGGAGGAGGATTTCGAGGTTCTCGGACGCGTTTCCGAGGCCAACCCCTTGTCCGACGCTCAGATCGGGGCGAGTCTTGATCAGCCGATCGGTTCGCCGGCGCTCGAGGAAATCGTTGGTCCGGGCGAGTCGGTCCTGATCGTCGTTCCCGACGCTACGCGGTCGACGGCCTGCGATTCGATCGTTAATCTGCTTGTTCGACGTCTTATCGCCAACGGGACCGCGCCGTACGAGATCAGCATCATTTTTGCGACCGGAATCCATCGAAGAGTCACTCCCGAGGAAAAGCGAAAACTTCTCACTCCGTTTATTTTCCAGCGAATCAAAACTCTAGATCACAACGCTCGCGATCTTATGCAGCTCGCGGGTTTCGATTCGGATAAGTTCGTGAGTTTCGGTGAGATCGGAAATGAACCGGTCGAACTAAACCGCGCCTTGGTCGACAACGACCATATTATTCTTGTCGGCGGCATCGCGTTTCATTATTTCGCCGGATTCACCGGCGGACGCAAACTCGTTTGTCCCGGTCTTGCTTCGGCGCGGACGATCGCCGCGACCCATCGATTGGCGTTCGATTTCGATAAGTTAACGCGCCGGGAAGGGGTCGGACCCGGATTACTCGACCGAAACCCGGTTCACGAGGCGTTTCTCGAGGTCGCGTCAAACGTGGCGCCCTCGTTTGCGATCAATACGATCGTCAACGATCACGGAGAAGCGATCGAGGTCTTCTGCGGAGATTGGAAAGAATCGCATCGCACGGGTTGCGAGACGTTCGCAGCGGATCACACGGTTTCGATCAATGAAAGACGCGACGTTGTCATCGCGAGTTGCGGTGGTTCTCCGTTCGATCTGAATATGATCCAAGCTCATAAGACTCTCGAAGCCGCGTCACGGGCCTGCCGGGACGGCGGAACGATCGTTCTGATCGCTGAGTGCGTTGAAGGGCTTGGAAGACCGGATTTTCTGAAATGGTTCAACGCGGCGAACTCTATGCGTTTGGCCGAACTTCTTCGCGACGGATACGAGGTCAACGGTCAGACGGCGTGGAGTCTACTTGAGAAAGCGGAACGGTTCGATATTAGGATCGTGACATTATTGGACGAAAGCGAGACGAGCGCGATGCGTTTGAAAAAGGTCGGTTCGTTCGATGAACTTTTGGTCGGAAAGAACGGTTACATTTTGCCTTCAGGCGGTAAGTTGTTCATTGCTGAGAAACCCCAAGCGGGACAACAGTAA
- a CDS encoding cation transporter, with the protein MLAEAVGGWFANSLALLADAGHMFTDVAAMSLTIAAIWFASRPATPQKTFGYYRLEILSAFVNGIALVSISLFVIYEAVERFSSPPPIKGIELTLIAVGGLIVNLVCAALLHGDHQHDLNLRGAWLHVVGDALGSVAAIIAGVLIVAFGWNWADAVGSLLISLIIIYSAWNLIRESVNVLLEGTPSHINLAAVEESIRQTENVKDVHDLHVWTITSGIEALSVHIIHDDSVSQKDLLAALRTRLHDDFGIDHLTIQMETPDDDSAESHLCFSGSNCFESELKVKSANHSN; encoded by the coding sequence ATGCTCGCCGAAGCGGTCGGAGGTTGGTTCGCCAATTCGCTCGCATTGCTCGCCGATGCCGGCCATATGTTCACCGACGTGGCGGCGATGTCTCTGACTATCGCCGCGATATGGTTCGCTTCCCGTCCGGCGACGCCTCAGAAAACGTTCGGTTATTATCGGCTTGAAATACTTTCGGCGTTTGTTAACGGCATCGCGTTGGTTTCTATCTCCCTGTTTGTGATCTACGAAGCGGTCGAACGATTCTCATCCCCGCCTCCGATAAAAGGAATTGAGCTAACGTTGATCGCGGTCGGAGGATTGATCGTTAATCTGGTCTGCGCTGCTCTACTGCACGGCGATCATCAACACGACCTTAATCTACGCGGAGCCTGGCTTCACGTTGTCGGAGATGCGCTTGGTTCGGTCGCGGCGATCATTGCAGGCGTGTTGATCGTTGCATTCGGTTGGAATTGGGCCGATGCGGTCGGCAGTCTTCTTATCAGTCTGATCATCATTTACAGCGCTTGGAATCTGATACGTGAATCTGTAAACGTTCTGCTCGAAGGTACGCCGTCGCATATCAATCTTGCGGCGGTAGAAGAGTCGATCAGGCAAACCGAGAATGTTAAGGACGTTCACGACCTGCACGTTTGGACGATCACTTCGGGGATCGAGGCTTTGAGCGTTCACATCATTCACGACGACTCCGTGTCGCAGAAGGACCTCCTCGCAGCGTTGAGAACGCGGCTCCACGACGACTTCGGGATCGATCATCTTACTATTCAAATGGAAACTCCGGATGATGACTCGGCCGAATCCCACCTTTGCTTTTCAGGCTCGAATTGTTTCGAATCTGAACTGAAGGTGAAGTCTGCCAATCACTCCAACTGA
- the dnaN gene encoding DNA polymerase III subunit beta, whose protein sequence is MEFVIKQSVLKDELGFVQGIVEKKSTIPVLSNILIESVGENTIRIVGTDLDVTIRCEAEAEIKQPGSMCIQARKLFDIVRLLNSGDVHFVKEESEWVRMRCGNSKYRFAGVSREQFPEVPSFRSAPLKLSAEVFNHFIHNTSFAITNEQSRFTLSGAKFMLDGSFARMVTTDGHRLAFIEKSLASGDESESMDALIPKKALLELVKISRDSFGDVSFGEDPNHIYFEVDGRLLITRKLSGTFPNYEMVLPTDNDKLAIFDAEEMKNAIRRVALMADERTRSVKMTIRENEIEISAQSSEEGEASERVAAEYLGEEVAIGFNSQYLQEFLNVVSSGAESAENVKENENDGETVRVKETAVRPMIAFEFKDGNGQTEMRVAGDKLYNSKYIVMPLRV, encoded by the coding sequence ATGGAATTTGTAATCAAGCAAAGCGTATTGAAAGACGAACTCGGTTTCGTACAGGGAATTGTTGAGAAAAAGTCGACGATCCCGGTTCTTTCGAATATCTTGATCGAATCAGTCGGCGAAAACACGATTCGCATCGTCGGCACCGACCTTGATGTTACGATCCGCTGCGAAGCCGAAGCTGAGATCAAGCAACCGGGTTCGATGTGCATTCAGGCGCGAAAACTTTTCGACATCGTTCGTTTGCTGAATTCGGGCGATGTTCATTTCGTCAAAGAGGAAAGTGAATGGGTTCGAATGCGCTGTGGCAATTCGAAGTATCGATTCGCCGGGGTTTCGCGGGAACAGTTTCCGGAGGTACCGTCGTTCCGGAGCGCGCCGCTCAAACTTTCCGCCGAGGTTTTCAACCATTTCATTCACAACACCAGTTTCGCGATCACGAACGAACAATCGCGTTTTACGCTTTCCGGCGCGAAGTTTATGCTCGACGGCAGTTTCGCGAGGATGGTCACGACCGACGGCCATCGCCTGGCATTTATCGAAAAGAGCCTCGCATCCGGAGATGAGTCCGAGTCGATGGACGCTTTGATTCCAAAGAAGGCCTTGCTTGAACTGGTCAAAATCTCACGCGATTCATTCGGCGACGTCAGTTTTGGCGAAGATCCGAATCATATCTACTTTGAAGTCGACGGCCGATTGCTGATCACGCGCAAGCTTTCGGGGACCTTTCCAAATTATGAGATGGTGCTGCCGACGGACAACGACAAACTCGCGATCTTCGACGCTGAAGAAATGAAGAACGCCATCCGGCGCGTTGCGCTGATGGCCGACGAACGGACTCGTTCGGTGAAAATGACGATCCGCGAAAACGAGATCGAGATCAGCGCCCAGAGTTCGGAGGAGGGAGAAGCCAGTGAACGCGTCGCGGCCGAGTATTTGGGCGAGGAAGTTGCGATCGGTTTTAACTCACAGTATCTGCAGGAATTTCTCAACGTCGTCAGTTCCGGGGCGGAATCCGCCGAGAACGTGAAGGAAAATGAGAACGATGGCGAAACGGTCCGTGTGAAAGAAACCGCAGTCCGGCCGATGATCGCGTTCGAATTCAAGGACGGAAACGGACAGACCGAAATGCGTGTCGCCGGCGACAAACTATATAATTCGAAATATATCGTGATGCCGCTCAGAGTATGA
- the dnaA gene encoding chromosomal replication initiator protein DnaA encodes MEISAENNNVWNSILHVVERRLNKHIFDSWFRQIQFQECDEKEQVLHLKASPVTIDWINSTYSELIKHTLRELDLPNYRIDWQIEPVSKEMIVPDEDEDDSFFAEPVAPAVDIRPGRVSTNFVDIEPIENSLNQKYTFEKFVVGACNEFAHAAALGAAESPGKTYNPLFIYGGVGLGKTHLMHAIGHSIKERNRHLRVAYITSEKFMNELINAIRYDKTQTFREKYRSIDVLLMDDVQFMAGKERTQEEFFHTFNALHNDQKQIVISSDCPPREIPTLEERLHSRFEWGLIADIEPPDLETKVAILKRKADLDGFTLPDDIAMFIAGKVRSNIRELEGSLVRLVAISSLRGMPISKMLAQDAMRNVVDNESEGITMPRIAKTVAAHYKLTVEEMKSKNNSRQIAVPRQVAMYLCKRLTKHSFPEIGREFGGKHHTTVMHSVEKIDAVIKDDRNFHRVVSELIDSLCS; translated from the coding sequence ATGGAAATTTCGGCTGAAAACAACAATGTCTGGAACAGCATTCTGCACGTTGTTGAAAGGCGCCTCAACAAACATATTTTTGACTCTTGGTTTCGCCAGATTCAGTTCCAGGAATGCGACGAGAAGGAACAAGTCTTACATCTCAAGGCAAGTCCGGTCACGATTGACTGGATCAATTCAACGTATTCCGAATTGATCAAACATACTCTTCGTGAACTCGATCTGCCCAATTATCGGATCGACTGGCAGATTGAACCGGTATCGAAAGAGATGATCGTTCCCGATGAAGACGAAGATGATTCTTTTTTCGCCGAGCCAGTCGCTCCGGCCGTGGACATCCGTCCCGGACGCGTTTCGACGAACTTCGTCGATATCGAACCGATCGAGAACTCTCTCAACCAGAAATACACTTTTGAAAAATTCGTCGTTGGAGCGTGCAACGAATTCGCACACGCTGCCGCTCTCGGAGCGGCAGAATCACCCGGGAAGACATATAACCCTCTTTTTATCTACGGCGGGGTCGGACTCGGAAAGACCCATCTGATGCACGCCATCGGACATTCGATCAAGGAACGGAACCGGCATTTGCGGGTCGCATACATCACGTCAGAGAAGTTTATGAACGAACTTATCAACGCGATACGTTACGACAAGACGCAGACCTTTCGTGAGAAGTATCGATCGATCGACGTACTGCTGATGGACGACGTTCAGTTTATGGCTGGCAAGGAAAGAACGCAGGAGGAGTTCTTTCACACCTTCAACGCGCTGCATAACGATCAGAAGCAGATCGTGATCAGTTCGGATTGCCCGCCGCGCGAGATCCCAACGCTTGAAGAGCGTCTTCATTCACGATTCGAATGGGGTTTGATCGCCGATATCGAACCGCCAGACCTCGAAACGAAGGTCGCCATCCTGAAACGAAAAGCGGATCTTGACGGATTCACGCTCCCGGATGACATCGCTATGTTCATCGCCGGCAAAGTCCGGAGCAACATTCGGGAACTTGAGGGTTCGCTCGTCAGATTGGTCGCGATCTCTTCGCTGCGCGGAATGCCGATATCGAAAATGCTGGCGCAGGACGCGATGCGCAACGTGGTTGACAACGAGAGCGAAGGAATCACGATGCCGCGGATCGCGAAGACCGTGGCGGCGCATTATAAACTCACCGTCGAAGAAATGAAGTCGAAGAACAACTCGCGTCAGATCGCGGTTCCGCGCCAGGTTGCGATGTATCTTTGCAAACGTTTGACGAAGCACAGTTTCCCGGAGATCGGACGCGAGTTCGGCGGCAAGCACCACACGACGGTGATGCACTCCGTTGAGAAGATAGACGCGGTAATTAAGGACGACAGAAATTTCCACAGAGTTGTAAGTGAGCTAATTGACAGTCTTTGCAGTTAG